A window from Dunckerocampus dactyliophorus isolate RoL2022-P2 chromosome 15, RoL_Ddac_1.1, whole genome shotgun sequence encodes these proteins:
- the LOC129194968 gene encoding H-2 class II histocompatibility antigen, A-U alpha chain-like, producing the protein MKASLLLLLLCGVSADNLHEDLHTWGCSDTDGEDVYALDDEVGWFADFANNRGVEPQPGFIEHMTYIDAFEVAQRGLDVCRQNLNTTRLATKDLPLISEAPSHPLVYPRDEVLLGEKNILICHVTDFYPAPVIVRWSKNGERVSRGDLASPPLPNKDGSFQQTSRLEFTPQQGDIYTCIVEHRPTKELKDSMWTVEVKQPGVGPAVFCGLGLTVGLLGVAIGTFFLIKGNQCS; encoded by the exons ATGAAGGCATCGCTGCTGCTCCTCTTGCTCTGTGGCGTCTCGGCAGACA ATCTCCATGAGGACTTGCACACGTGGGGCTGTTCTGACACAGATGGCGAAGACGTTTACGCTCTGGACGACGAGGTCGGTTGGTTTGCTGACTTCGCCAACAACAGAGGGGTGGAACCTCAGCCCGGCTTCATTGAACACATGACTTACATAGATGCTTTTGAAGTAGCTCAACGCGGTCTGGACGTCTGCAGACAAAACCTGAACACCACCCGGTTGGCGACAAAGGATCTGCCACTAATATCTG AGGCTCCCTCGCATCCGCTTGTCTACCCAAGAGACGAGGTGCTGCTCGGAGAGAAGAACATTCTCATCTGTCATGTGACTGATTTCTATCCGGCGCCTGTCATAGTGCGCTGGTCCAAGAACGGTGAGCGTGTGAGCCGAGGGGACCTCGCCAGCCCCCCGTTACCCAACAAAGACGGTTCATTTCAACAGACATCTCGACTGGAGTTCACTCCCCAACAGGGAGACATTTACACCTGCATCGTGGAGCACAGGCCCACGAAGGAGCTGAAGGACTCTATGTGGA CGGTGGAGGTCAAGCAGCCAGGTGTCGgacctgctgttttttgtgggcTTGGACTGACTGTTGGACTTCTTGGCGTGGCCATCGGAACCTTCTTCCTCATCAAAGGGAACCAATGCAGCTGA